From the Clostridia bacterium genome, the window GCGCTCCGCAGCCCTCGGACGAGATCAAGAAACTGGCACGGCACTTCGTAGGACGATGGAAAGTCACCGGCAAGGTATTGGACGAGAACTGGATTCCCGGTGGAGCCGAAGGCTCCGGCATGGAGGTCGCGCGACGTGGTCCTGGCGGCTTCTCGGTGATCTCGGATTCGCGCATGGATTTCGGTAAGATGGGTCCGTTCGCCGGACATGGCGTCACGTACTGGGACGCCAGCAAAAAGGCCTACTCCGGTTTTTGGTGTGACGCCTGGGGGCCAACTTGCGAACCGGTCGGCGAAGGAAAGTGGGAAGGCGACAAACTCGTGTTCACCGCTGAAATGAAGATGGGCGATCAGACGATCCCCACCCGCCAGACCTACAGCAACATCACTCGCCAGGGTTTCGACTGGTTGATGGAGAGTGGCGACGGCAAGGGCGGATGGAAGCCCTCAATGTCCATGAAATATGAACGGGCGCAACGTGGCGGGCGTGGCATGGGCATGGGACATGGCGCAGCATCCGACAAAAAACCAGCCGAAAGCGCGCCGAAACAATAGCTTCACGGAGCCTTCGCCTCTCGGCGGAGGCTCCATCCTTGGCTGGCGATCGAAAGCTAGTCATTGGAAGCTAGCCGCTATAAGCTTAGAAGCCGGGCGACTGACTAAGTCCTCCCTCTCATAGCCAATGCTTCCCTACTCCACTGCCGTCGACCGCCTTTACGAACTCGGACACGAGTTATACCGAACACCTTCTCACAAGTTCGATCTTGCGCATATGCGCGTCCTGCTCGAACCGCTCGGAAACCCTGAACGCCGCTTCCCCTCTGCGCTCATTGCCGGAACGAACGGAAAAGGCTCCACGGCCGCGACGCTCGCATCCATTCTTCGCGCCGCTGGGCACCGCACTGGCCTGTACACGTCGCCGCACCTGGTGCGCATCAACGAACGCATTCGCATCAACGGTGAAGCCATTTCCGACGGCGACTTCGCCGCGGCCTACGAGCGCGTTGAGGACGTTGCCGAGAGGCTCGTGAGAGAAGGCAAACTTCCCTGGCATCCCAGCTTTTTCGAGATGCTCACCGCCATGTGCTTCGAGTATTTCGGGCGCTCCGGCGTGCAGGTTGCCGTGCTCGAAGTCGGCATGGGCGGACGCCTCGATGCCACCAACGTCGTCGAGCCATGCGTCTCCGTGATTACCGACATCGCGCTCGATCACCAGAAGTACCTTGGCGACACCATTGGCGAGATCGCGAAAGAGAAAGCCGGTATCTTCCGGCGCGACCGTCCCGCCGTAACGCTTCCGCAGCATCCCGAAGCGAATGACGTTCTGGGTCGCGCCATGATCGACGCAGGCGCTAAGGCCGTGAACGCCACGCGCTACATGCCGCCCATGTCTCCCGGAGCGGCCAGCCTGTTCGATGCCTCCGCACCCGAGCGCACGCAATATTGCCTGACAGTAATGGGGCGGGAGATTTTTGTCGACTCGCCCCTCGTCGGACGGCACCAGATTCGCAATCTTGCGCTGGCCATCTCAACCGCGGAAGAACTTTCCGCCTGCGGCATAAGCGTCAACGCCGACGACGTAGAGCGCGGCGTCCGCGAGACGCAGTGGCCAGCGCGCTTCCAGTTCGTCGCCGCCGACTCATCCCGCAACACGCCCGATATCGTGCTCGACGTCGCACACAATCCCGCCGGGGCCTGGGCGTTGCGTTCGGCGCTCAGCGAACGGTTCCCGGACCGCCGCCTCTTCTTCGTCTTCGGCGCCATGCGTGACAAAGCCATTGCCGAGGTTGCGGAAGTGCTCTTCCCGCTTTCCGAACACGTCGCCGTCACCACCGCCGCGAATAATCCGCGCTCTGCGACCGCCGCCGAAGTCGCCGAAGCCGCTGCGCGTACCGGTGCCGACCTGACGCAAACCGCATCGGTCGCGGACGCGCTCAATGTTGCATTCACTCTCGCGCGCGACGCCTCGGCAAAACCGCTACCGATGACGGGCGCACCCCTTGTCGTCATCACAGGTTCTATCTACATCGTTGGTGAAGCGATAGGAATCTTGCGAATCGGATAGCTTGTAATCGGGTAATTTGAAACCAAGGCAACGGCCTCGAAGCTCTGCGCTCCAAGGCCGTTGATTCCAATTACACATTTCCCGATTACCCGATTACAAATCGCCTTTAGTGTCTGTGCAGGTCCTTGTGCATGATCTTCCGCGTTTCGTGCAGACGATCATCCGCTGGCAGATCTACAAGTCTCTGATTCATGCCTTCATCCTGCTGCTCACGCAACAGGTTGGCGACGTAGTCCACTACCTCCGTCGGGAACAGTCCATCGCGCTCGTACAAGCCGCGCTTCTCTTCCAGCACCCGTGCCGATTCCACACAACTCTTCGGCAGTGGTTTCAACGAGTTCAGCAGCTGTTCGTCCTTAAAGATGTTGCCGCGGACGTAGAGCTTTTCCGCAATTTCCAGCGACTCCGCGTGGGTCATGCCCCACTCTGCCGCCATCGTTAGTCCGGCCAACAGCAGGTGCACGATTGCCGAACCATCCGGCGAACGCAGCTCCACCGTTTGCCGGCCATCGCGTTCCCTGAACTCGCTCGTCTGTTGCGGATTCAGCTTGCCCGCCAGGTGCTGTAGCCGTCCCCAGCCGAGCGGCACGCGAATCATCGCCGAGCGATTCATATCGCTCCAGCAGATGCGCGTCGGCGCTTCCTGGTTCGGCACCAGCCGCAGATACGCCGAGCTCACTGTGTTCCCGAACGCCGTCAACGTATCGGCGTACGTGCACAGCCCGCCGATCAGCTTTCGCGCATCCGTCGAAAGTTTTCCTGTGTCGTCGGTCATTACATTGCGGCCATTCTTCAAGATTTCCATGTGGATATGGAATCCGTTCCCCGCCACGCCTTCCTCAATCTTCGGCGCAAATGTCGCGACACACCCGTGCTTGTAGGCAACGTTGCGGATCAGCCACCTCGCCATCGCAAGATGGTCGCCCGCATCCTCTACCGGCGCCGGAAGGAATTCAATCTCCAATTGCTCGGCGCTCTTACCCTTGATCTCGCCGAGGTCGCTACGCACGCTGTCGATGTAGCCGACCTCGCTATGCGCGTACTTCACCACGCCGGTGATCTGTGCGATATAGCGCATCATCTCGTTCACGATGGCGCCGCTCTTCACGAACGGTGCGGACGCGTGGTATCCGCGCTGCTTATCTGCCGGAAACAGGTGCGAAGGCGTATCGCTCAGCAGGAAGAATTCCAGCTCGCCGAGCGCGTGCAATTCAGCGCCCGTGCGCTGGGTGAATAGCTGCGAAGCATTGTGCAGAATCGTATCCGGGGCGAACGGCGCCATCTGCCCATCGCGCGTCAGGTAGCGGCACGTCAGGTCGAGGCTTCCTTCATCGAATGGATTCAGGAACGCCGTCTTGTACAGCGGCACTACGTAGAGGTCGGAGAGCGCGGTCTGCACCATGCCCTTGAAAAGTGAAGAGCCGTCCACGCGTTCGCCGTCGGCCAGGATGCGCTCGGCCTGGTAGCGATTCGCGATAGGAATCTTCAACTCTTTGTATTTGCCGTCGAGCGCTGTGTAGTGCAGCGTAATGCGCTCGATCTGGCGCTCTTCGATGACCTTGATCAGGTCTTCGCGCGTGAACTCCTCACGCGGCTTGTCAACGATCAGCGAAATAGGATTTGTGAGTGCGTAGCTCTGTCGAGTTAGTTCTGCGGTTGCGACCATATAAGCTCCGAATCTAGAAGCAAAGCAGGATACCAACGCCCCCGCAACCTGTCACGCACACCCGTCACACCCCTCGGTAGCTATCGCACACGGCCGTTGTGCTGGTGCAAACCTCTTTTTCATTTATCCTAAGCTCAGGCTGATGAGTTCATCGACACACAACAAGACCGCTGCGCGCCGCTGGCTTTGCTACCTGGTCATCGACCCTCTCGTGTATCTCTATACGGTGGTACTCGGCACGCTATCGCTGCTGTCGTCGTTTTTCGATCGCAGCGGACGCATCCAGCATGGCTTCGCGCGTCTCTGGTCATCGTTCATTCTGCGCACAGCGGGCTGCCCCGTTTCCGTCGAAGGCCTCGATAAGATCGACACATCGCGTTCTTACATCTACGCAGTCAATCACATTTCGGCGCTCGACATCCCCGCTCTTTACATGGCAATGCCGTTTCAGTTCCGCATTATGGCGAAGCGCGAACTGTTTCGATATCCGTTTCTTGGATGGCACCTAAAGCGCTCCGGGCAAATCCCCATCGAGCGAGAGAATGCGCGAGCTTCTCTTCGCAGCCTCATTCAGGCCAGCGAAGCTGTGCGCAATGGGATGCCGCTTCTGGTCTTTCCCGAAGGTGGCCGCTCGCCCGACGGGCAGATCAAGCCGTTCCTCGCCGGAGTCTTTTACGTCGGCATCAAGGCCGCCGTGGAAATCGTGCCCATGGCGCTAGTTGGCACCTATGAAGCCTTGCCGATGAATACCTGGGTCATCTACCCGCGCCAGTTCCGCCTGGTAGTAGGAGAACCCATTTCCACAGCCGGTCTGGCCCCGCGCGATATGGAGCAACTTGCGGCACGCACCCAGAAGATCATCGAGGACCTCTACTACGCGCACTCCGACGTCCCCGACCCGCGCGCACCCGCCACCGCCCAAAACGCGGAACTCCATCGCGCGTCGGAATAGCGAAGGGAACTCGGCACATCGCGCCACACAGCATTACAATCTAGGTTTACGAATACGCAACACGATTTACTAATCACTCATCACTGGCTTATGAAACCCCGAATCGCCATTCCGACGCCGAACTCCGATGCCGCGTATTCCACACGCACTCTGCCGAAATACATGGGCGCCGTCGAACGGGCGGGCGGCGAGCCGGTCGAAGTGTCCATCCTGGCGACGCCTGGCGAAATCGCTCAGCTCGGCAAAACGTGTGACGCCGTGTTGCTTCCCGGCAGTCATGCCGATGTGGATCCGCAGCGGTTCGGCGCCGAGCGCGACCCGCGAACCGCTGCGCCAGACCCGCGCCGCGAAGATGCAGACGAGTTACTGATTCAGGATGCCCACAACATGCGCAAGCCGATCCTCGGAATCTGCTTCGGCATGCAGTCGTTGAATGTCTGGCGCACGGGCACTCTCGTCCAGCACATAGAGTCGCCGGTGCGGCACGCGCGGTCGAGCGGCGTGCCCACGACTGAGTCCATCACGCACCCTGTCGTGGTCGAGTCCCATTCGCTGCTCGCGCGTATCCTGGGTCAGCAGCACGGCTCGCCCAAGATCACCGTCAACTCCAGCCACCACCAATCGGTCCAGATAGCAGGCGACGGACTTCGCGTGTGCGCCCGTTGCCCAGACGACGGCATCATCGAAGCCATAGAGAACGTCTCGCCCGCGCAATTCATCATCGGAGTGCAGTGGCATCCCGAGCGCACCTATGACGAGGACGAGCAGTCCAAAGCCATCTTCCGCGCGCTCATTGAGGCCGCACGGCAATGGCATGAGCGCATGATGAACGGCGGCAAGCCAGACTTTGAATCCATCGGTCACTAAAACCCAGTCCAGCAGCATCTTGTTTCCTGAAATGCGTGCCCTCCAAGGACGAAAAGCCGGCTGTTGCGATGGCCAATGACTGTTGCTCCCTCAGCCGTTGTTATAATTCGCGGCGGATGCCCGTCACACTCTCTTTATCCGATCAGGTCGCCATCGTCACCGGAGGCTCGCGCGGAATCGGCGCAGCCTGTGTTCGCATGTTCACCGAAGCCGGCGCGCGCGTCGTGTTCAATTATCAAAAGGCCAAGGACGCCGCCGACGCGCTGGTTCGCGAGTGTGGCCCCGACCGCTGCCATGCCGTGCAAGCAGAACTCGACGGTAGCGGCACCGAGCAGCAGTTGGTCGAAGAAGCCGTTCGCCGCTTTGGACGCGTTGATGCGCTCGTGGTCAATCACGGCATCTGGCCGCCTCACGAGCAGCCCATCGACACCATGCCGGAGCAGCAGTGGCGGCGCACGCTGGCCATCAACCTGGAAAGCGTTTTTGCTCTCGTCAAGCATTCCGTCGCGCAGATGAAGAAGCAGGCGCAAGGCGGTCACATCGTCGTCGTCAGTTCCACGGCAGGTCAGCGCGGCGAAGCCTTCCACTGCGACTACGCGGCGTCCAAGGGGGCCGTCATCAGCATGGTCAAAGGCCTTTCGACGGAGCTCGCGCGCGATGGCATTTACGTGAACTGCGTTGCTCCCGGCTGGGTAGCAACCGACATGTCTGCGCCTGTGATGGCGGACCCCGTCGCACGGGAAAAAGTTTTCGGCAGCATTCCGCTCGGCCGCATGGCTAAACCGGAAGAACTCGCTGCGCCCATTTTGTTCCTGTGCACAAAGCACGCGGGTTTCATCACCGGCGAGGTCTTCAACGTCAACGGCGGTGCCGTGCTGGTTGGCTGAAGCTTCCTGAAGCGGGAGCTCTGAGTGCGCATCTAACTTATGACAGTCCTTATGAAGAAGCTCGCAATTTCGCTACTCCTGTGTTCCCTGCCGGCTTGCGCGCAGACTGTTCCGGCAGCGGCATCGTCGGCACAGAGCACCGTACCTGTCGCGGTAACGCAAAATGCCGATCCCAGCGCACAGAAAGCGCGCGCGCTTCTGGAAAAAATGATTGCAGCGCTCGGCGGCCAGTCCTACCTGACGTTTCAAACAAAGACCGAGCAGGGGCGCACCTACGGTTTTTACCAGGGACAGCCAACTGGCTCTGGCACTCAGTTCTGGCGCTTCTGGAAGTTCCCCGACAAAGATCGGACAGAGTTGACGAAGAAGCGCGATGTCATCTACATCGTCAACGGAGACCAGGGCTACGAGAAGACATACAAGGGAACAGCCGCCCAGGAACCGGACATACAGGAAGACTATCTTCGACGACGCACGCACTCCCTGGAAGTCGTCCTGCGGCAGTGGCTGAAGCAGCCGGGAACCATGCTCTTCTACGACGGTGCTGCGACGGTCGAGCAGAAACTCGCAGACCAGGTCAGTATCGTCAACGCACAGAACGATTCGGTCACTATCGCCATCGACCAGACGAATTCGTTGCCGATCAGGCGACTCTTCACCTATCGCGACCGAACCGACAAGCTGAAAAATGAAGACGCTGAGGTCTACGGTAACTTCCGCATGATCGAAGGCGTGAACACGCCGCTTACGATCTCGCGCATGAAGAACGGACTTATGACAAACCAGCGCTTCCTGAACGAAGTGCATTACAACGTCCCGATGCCGGAGTCCATGTTCGAAGCCGGGGTTACCTACGACCCCTACAAGCTAAGTGGCCCACGCAGATGATGCTGCCCGCCGAGAGCGTAACGCCCCTTTTCGGGGGCGCGTAGTCGATCTGACGCTCAGGACACCCTCCGAGTCACAGAATCTCACCTCCGGCCAGTTCCTATTTGCCACGGATGTTGCTTTATTACCACAGCTCCGACATGAAACCTGACTGGTAATCTGTTTAGAGGCACAAACATACGAGAGTAGACGTTTGAGTTACGAACAGACAATCCGTTCGGCGGTTGCATGTAGTGGTGTGGGCCTGCACAGCGGAGCGCCCGTCACGATGCGCATTCTGCCTGCCCCTGCAGGCTCTGGAATTCTCTTCCGCCGTGTCGATCTGGACGGATTCATCCTGGAAGCCAGCGGCCGTAACGTCGCGCGCGTCAGCTACGCGACCAGTTTGATGAAGAAAGGCGTCCTGATCTCGACGACGGAGCACCTGCTCTCGGCCTTCATCGGCGTAGGTATCGATAACGCGATCGTTGAACTCGACAACCTCGAAGTACCGATTCTCGACGGAAGCTCGCTCCCCGTCGTGGAGATGGTGCTGGGTGTCGGCGTCAGGCGGCAACGCCGTAAGCGCAGCTACCTGCGGATTCTTCGTGAGTTCGAGCTTACGGAAGGCGACAAGTTTATCGCCGTCTACCCGGCGGAAACCTATTCAGTTTCTTACACGATCAACTTCCCTCACCCGCTCATTGGCCGCGAAGCTTTCGAGCTCGAACTCAGCAATGGCAGCTACCTGCGCGAGCTGGCGGGAGCCCGCACATTCGGCTTCCTGGAGCAGGCGGCAACGTTGCAGAACATGGGACTGATTCGTGGCGCATCGGAAGAGAACGCCATCGTCCTGACACGCGATGGCCTGAAGAACGGACCGTTGCGCTACCCCGACGAGTTCGTGCGCCACAAGGTGCTGGACCTTATCGGCGATCTCGCGCTGCTTGGTCACCAACTGCTTGGGCGCGTTGTCGCCGACCGTGCCGGCCACGCCATGCACACCGCACTGGTGTCGCGCATTCTTAAAGACCCTTCCATGTGGGAGCTGACCACCATGGCAACCCCCGACGAGCAACCCGCGCCAGAACACGTCCATGCACTCGAAGGCTCACTGTAGA encodes:
- a CDS encoding DUF1579 family protein; the protein is MRLQRLVVIGLALSLATPLALALAQQTTKKDGKAAKTEQKSAAQGPQSKPEQSAPQPSDEIKKLARHFVGRWKVTGKVLDENWIPGGAEGSGMEVARRGPGGFSVISDSRMDFGKMGPFAGHGVTYWDASKKAYSGFWCDAWGPTCEPVGEGKWEGDKLVFTAEMKMGDQTIPTRQTYSNITRQGFDWLMESGDGKGGWKPSMSMKYERAQRGGRGMGMGHGAASDKKPAESAPKQ
- a CDS encoding SDR family oxidoreductase, translating into MPVTLSLSDQVAIVTGGSRGIGAACVRMFTEAGARVVFNYQKAKDAADALVRECGPDRCHAVQAELDGSGTEQQLVEEAVRRFGRVDALVVNHGIWPPHEQPIDTMPEQQWRRTLAINLESVFALVKHSVAQMKKQAQGGHIVVVSSTAGQRGEAFHCDYAASKGAVISMVKGLSTELARDGIYVNCVAPGWVATDMSAPVMADPVAREKVFGSIPLGRMAKPEELAAPILFLCTKHAGFITGEVFNVNGGAVLVG
- a CDS encoding lysophospholipid acyltransferase family protein; the encoded protein is MSSSTHNKTAARRWLCYLVIDPLVYLYTVVLGTLSLLSSFFDRSGRIQHGFARLWSSFILRTAGCPVSVEGLDKIDTSRSYIYAVNHISALDIPALYMAMPFQFRIMAKRELFRYPFLGWHLKRSGQIPIERENARASLRSLIQASEAVRNGMPLLVFPEGGRSPDGQIKPFLAGVFYVGIKAAVEIVPMALVGTYEALPMNTWVIYPRQFRLVVGEPISTAGLAPRDMEQLAARTQKIIEDLYYAHSDVPDPRAPATAQNAELHRASE
- the lpxC gene encoding UDP-3-O-acyl-N-acetylglucosamine deacetylase, translated to MSYEQTIRSAVACSGVGLHSGAPVTMRILPAPAGSGILFRRVDLDGFILEASGRNVARVSYATSLMKKGVLISTTEHLLSAFIGVGIDNAIVELDNLEVPILDGSSLPVVEMVLGVGVRRQRRKRSYLRILREFELTEGDKFIAVYPAETYSVSYTINFPHPLIGREAFELELSNGSYLRELAGARTFGFLEQAATLQNMGLIRGASEENAIVLTRDGLKNGPLRYPDEFVRHKVLDLIGDLALLGHQLLGRVVADRAGHAMHTALVSRILKDPSMWELTTMATPDEQPAPEHVHALEGSL
- a CDS encoding folylpolyglutamate synthase/dihydrofolate synthase family protein; this encodes MLPYSTAVDRLYELGHELYRTPSHKFDLAHMRVLLEPLGNPERRFPSALIAGTNGKGSTAATLASILRAAGHRTGLYTSPHLVRINERIRINGEAISDGDFAAAYERVEDVAERLVREGKLPWHPSFFEMLTAMCFEYFGRSGVQVAVLEVGMGGRLDATNVVEPCVSVITDIALDHQKYLGDTIGEIAKEKAGIFRRDRPAVTLPQHPEANDVLGRAMIDAGAKAVNATRYMPPMSPGAASLFDASAPERTQYCLTVMGREIFVDSPLVGRHQIRNLALAISTAEELSACGISVNADDVERGVRETQWPARFQFVAADSSRNTPDIVLDVAHNPAGAWALRSALSERFPDRRLFFVFGAMRDKAIAEVAEVLFPLSEHVAVTTAANNPRSATAAEVAEAAARTGADLTQTASVADALNVAFTLARDASAKPLPMTGAPLVVITGSIYIVGEAIGILRIG
- a CDS encoding gamma-glutamyl-gamma-aminobutyrate hydrolase family protein (Members of this family of hydrolases with an active site Cys residue belong to MEROPS family C26.); amino-acid sequence: MKPRIAIPTPNSDAAYSTRTLPKYMGAVERAGGEPVEVSILATPGEIAQLGKTCDAVLLPGSHADVDPQRFGAERDPRTAAPDPRREDADELLIQDAHNMRKPILGICFGMQSLNVWRTGTLVQHIESPVRHARSSGVPTTESITHPVVVESHSLLARILGQQHGSPKITVNSSHHQSVQIAGDGLRVCARCPDDGIIEAIENVSPAQFIIGVQWHPERTYDEDEQSKAIFRALIEAARQWHERMMNGGKPDFESIGH
- a CDS encoding glutamine synthetase family protein; translation: MVATAELTRQSYALTNPISLIVDKPREEFTREDLIKVIEERQIERITLHYTALDGKYKELKIPIANRYQAERILADGERVDGSSLFKGMVQTALSDLYVVPLYKTAFLNPFDEGSLDLTCRYLTRDGQMAPFAPDTILHNASQLFTQRTGAELHALGELEFFLLSDTPSHLFPADKQRGYHASAPFVKSGAIVNEMMRYIAQITGVVKYAHSEVGYIDSVRSDLGEIKGKSAEQLEIEFLPAPVEDAGDHLAMARWLIRNVAYKHGCVATFAPKIEEGVAGNGFHIHMEILKNGRNVMTDDTGKLSTDARKLIGGLCTYADTLTAFGNTVSSAYLRLVPNQEAPTRICWSDMNRSAMIRVPLGWGRLQHLAGKLNPQQTSEFRERDGRQTVELRSPDGSAIVHLLLAGLTMAAEWGMTHAESLEIAEKLYVRGNIFKDEQLLNSLKPLPKSCVESARVLEEKRGLYERDGLFPTEVVDYVANLLREQQDEGMNQRLVDLPADDRLHETRKIMHKDLHRH